In Lycium ferocissimum isolate CSIRO_LF1 chromosome 7, AGI_CSIRO_Lferr_CH_V1, whole genome shotgun sequence, the sequence AAGAGCGTAATACCTTTTGATTAATTCTTATGGCTGTCTTATTAATTTGCTTATTGCTGAAAAGTCTTAAATGCAGTGGCAAAAAGATGAACAGAACAATGATTTCCTTTTCTGAATAAtgcataacataatcataaaccCACTAGTAGTATATTGATTCAAATCCTCATAATTTTGTACAAAGAGGTGCATAGCTTTGGATTTGTATCACTACAACTGTATTACAACATTGTGAAATCACTTGTGGGGTATGGCCAGTAATGCTTGTGATTGCTTCTCATATTTGAAACCATTTGATTTTGAATCATCAGCACTCCACACAAATATTCCACCCAACTCTCCTTTACTTTTAAGCTTACTACAAGCTGTGAAAAATCCATTTTCTGGAGATAATCCTCCACTTCCATCAGTGCTAAAGCTAGCCAAGATCCTTCCCCCTTCATAATTGGATCTCTGAGTAGAAAAATAGTCCATGAATTGAGACACAGTGGTCCCCTCATCGTACGcgtaaaattggaagttgacaTAGTCTATAAGGTGACCATAGCTTTTCCATAGCGCCTTGTAATGACTCTGAACTTCATCATCATCAAACGGAGCTATGGAAGCGAATGAAATAACTCCGTTGTTCTTGAGAGTTGTAATTAGTTTCCCAATGCACTCTGTAAAGGTATCAGGGTCAGCTTGAAAATGTTCATAGTCGATATCGATGCCATCCAAATTGTATTGCTTAATTATATTTGTAAGAGAAGAGACAGCATTTGAAACCCAAGAATCGACCGAAGTAGGGTTGAAATACGCACTGGTTCCTCCAACACTGTCACCTCCTAAGCTCAATGCTACTTTGACATTCGAATGTTGGTTTTTAATCGCGGAAACAGAAGAAGGGGTGAGGTTATCTGTGTCCCAGAAAATGTTGAATTGACCGTTTGTGGGAGATGCAGAAGAAGAAGTGGTGTAATCAATGGCAAAAGAGAGAATGAAGTGAAATTCGACACCAGAGTGAATGGGAACATCAGTGAACTTGACATTCTTGAACTCTGCTCCAATGTATTCCCTGAAAATATTGGAATTTCCAGGTGCTGCATGGATTGGTGATAGAAAAATTAAGAATTGAAGagcaaaaaatgaaagtaaaatctTGGAGAGCTCCATGAAGTTGAGATATATTGTTAGAATTACTCTGTAGTCTGCTAGAATGGCTTGAAGATAAGCAGTTTAAATAGTGGTTCCTTAGTAGATTTATGGATAAATGTTGAAGTATTAGTCACAACTCACAAGAGAAAGTTAAAAAATTGTTTGCTTTAGTTTGCCGTTTCATGCTAGTTGGTCAATTTGAGATATAAGTATAGAACAAGTGTATATCTTAATAGTTATTTTACTTGGCAGAAATGGCACGATGATTAGATCTGCACCTTGACTCCTAAAATGTTTTGAATAAATCTTTGGATATTTATGTCAAAATTCTAGTCCTTCTAAGCCAATTTTAAATTGTATTTAAGGAACCTGATAATCTTATTCATTTCGTTTCCTTTCCTCAAAACAAGGAATTTTCCAATGACCCAATGATATTTTGTCTTTCCTCAAAACAAGGAATTTTGCACCTTAGGTTAAACAAGACTTCTAAGGCGGATGAGGCGAAATTGATCATATATCACAATATTGGGGCAAATATTGAATCATACGCAGTGTAAGGTAAATCTGGACCACTTTGATTTAATTAGGACAAGTGGCAAAAAATTTGGACTGAATATTCTAATTACACATAAAAAATTCAGATAATTAGGTCCAATGGTCCAAAAGGGAAATTTTGAGCTATTTTGGTAACGATATGGATAATTTCATGACCAATTTCTAATGTAGGGTAAAGTTATTCCATTTCGCATAGTTTAGGAGgaattttgacccttttttcgCAGTTCTAATGTATTTTTGCTCTACTATTTTTGTAGTTTTGAAATCATGGCGATCAAACATGTTTTGTGAGTAACCCGACACTACAGTTAGGTTGAATATAGTTTGAAGTCCTACTGATTTGTCATGATTCATCTTACAATTATGAAATGCATTCTCCCTCTGATGTGTTTGTAACTTTGAAATTGGgcaaattaatattttgttagTAATCCAACAAGACAATTAGATTGAATATAACATGAAGTCCTGCTCATATGTGTCACAACTTGCATGTTGCAACTCTGAAATGTACTTTTTTTGTCTCAAATTTTGTAGCTTTGATTTCTTACTGCATGTCTAATTACCTCAGATATTTTGTTTAATGTATCAAATTTATAGTTTTACTAAATCCGTTTTGAgaaaatgattgttgatgtgTTCTAGTCACAGTGTGCCGcgttttattgaaaaattgggCGGCAGTGAGGAGGAAGCAGcatgtatttttttcatttttggaacACTTTTTATTCTTTAAAACTTTCGGACTGCCTTGCCTCTTAACTTGTCCATTTTATTACTTCATGGTGAAAATTCATTATCACCAATCCTAAAAGGGGTCTATGTACTGAAATTATTACTACTTGAAGTCTAGTTCCCCAATTGAGTCTTCGTCGAAGGCCTTTAATTAACGGACCCGAAAAACTTGAAggcaacaatcaaaacaaagtGTACTCTGTTCCCTTTCAGACTATTAATGAATACCACTGCAAATCTGCAATAAGTGGAGATAAATATTATCGAGTAGAATTAACTAACCGGATACAAGAGCATTAACGCAAACAAAGTTATCGTTAGACCTTGAAAGCTTGAACAAGAATGTTACATGCTTTGAAATTTGTTTGGTATTTAAGATGGGTGTTTTCCATTCTGAATTTTACACCTCTCAGTGCAATTTGGTTATACTATGTTAAGTCCAAAATCAACCATACGCGCCCCAACAACTTGGGCAACAGGAAACCAGATATCAAGATCGGAGAGGACGGGTATAACAAGAGAAAAATTGTTCATGAGGAAAAAACTTCAATATCAAAACTAATTCTATCATCAGAGTATTAGAAAATGACTAATGAATCTAATTAAATCTGCAAGGTCCACACCAACCCTAACATCGACTGGGCTGGGTTAAAGAGGAAGGACCAAGAGAATAGGCTAATCAAACCCCACTTGCGGGTATGAATAACATAACCTCTGTTAATAATTAGTCCAACACATTTATGGTATTCTGAGCAGCTCCAACTGAAAGTCCCATTGCTTTTGCTTCTACTCTTCCTTCTGCTTTGTAGGACTCCTTGCACCTGTTCGAATACCACTTGTGCACCTTCCAATCAACTTCAAAATCTCATCGATCAATATGACGGGTAATGCAACAGCCAATACTAACAGCCACTCGTTCAGGCTCAGTGGAACGATTCCAAATACTTGAGCAAGGAATGGCACGTAGAGGATCAAGAAGTGCAACCCAAATGAGACCGACATGGCCAAAAGAAGCCATGGGTTGACCCATGGTGGCATTGTCAAGAGGCTTCCATCTTCCGAAAGGGCATTAAGTGAGTTAAACATTTCAATTGCAACCAATACAGAGAGGGAAAGGGTCATGGCTTTGACCTTGCCTTCCACGAAGTAATCACACGGGTTATCAAAACTAATCACTTGTGACCCAGCAGTGAAAGGTGAGGCGGTGAAATTATTCCAGGTTTTGCACTGACCCCAATTAGCAAGCTGGGAATAGGTGACAAGACTATGGCCATCTCCACTTAAATCAATGCCAAGGAAAGAGTCATGGGTGAACCAGATGATGAAAACTCCCACAGTTGCTAAACCAACATACAACCCAATAACCTGCATGAAGCATTTAAAAATGATAAGCACAAGGATTTCATTCTCATAAACAAAAGCAGGAAATGGAAATTAAAgtgaaaacaaaatatataattagAGTGCAAACCAGATAGCGAAACAAAATCCATGCACTGATCAATGAATCATCACTTCTCCTAGGTTTTTTCTTCATTATATCCTTGTCTGGTGGATTAAATCCCAATGCAGTAGCAGGAGGTCCATCAGTGACCAGGTTGACCCACAGAAGCTGAACTGGGATAAGACCTTCGGGAATGCCTAGCGCAGCAGTAAGGAAAATAGAGGCAACCTCACCAATGTTTGAGGAGATCATGTACCTACAACATGGTAAAGCCTCAATGTATGCACTTTCAAATGATGCACTATCAGTTGTGGCATCATGCATTACACGGACTAAAGCTATTAATTCAAAAAGTTCACGAAAATGATGGAAGGATGGCATCCTAACAAACCAATAGAAGAGGAGTTACTccctttttaaattaaaaaagaaaaaaaatggaaatcgACAGCCAACTTATCCAAATCGCTTAACTCAAGGATCCGGTCGAACAAGAACTAAAGCTTAATCCAAGTTTTCCGCAACTCATACAGTAGCATATATCTCATTCTTAGAACATTCAAACTGTTGAATGCATGTCAAACCCAAAGGACTTAAAAAAGTTCATGTGTAAGCATAAGCAGCAGGTGTTATCTTTCCCCGCTAAGTAACTTTTTACATACTTCCAGTGTTCTTAAAAGCAAGCGCAAAAAAGCAACAAGTACAAAATGAAAATCTTTCCAATAGATTGATAAACACGCTAAAGGTAATTGCTATCAACTATGCTACCCAGATGGTTTGCGGTTTGCAGAAAGCCGGAATTACCACAAGTCTGAATGGGACTAGTTATACCTAGTTCAGCAAAGTTTAACTCACTCTTGTACATATAAGCTGAAATGCAATGCACAAAAGTAGAATATATATTGGACAGACAAGTACCGAATTACCCAACCCAAAATGATAGAAATACAATAGTATCCAATCAAGAGTACCATCGATAGAAATATTGCCAACTGAAGGAGATGTGGAAGAAAATAAACCTGATGAAAGCCTTCATATTGTTATAAATGGACCTGCCTTCACCAACAGCAGCTACAATTGTACTAAAATTATCATCTGCCAAAACCATGTCAGATGCTTCCTTTGCCACCTGGGGGAAAAATCAAACCATAAGTAACATGACAAGAAGTCCATAAGTAACATGACAAAAAGAATGTGGCTTGGAAATTCTTCAGGATCTCATTAATGAGAATAAAGAACCTGACGATAGATATACACTCAGCAGACCCGAATTTTGTGCATTGAAAATAAGATGAGCATATACAATCACACATCATTATACGATCATCCATCAGGTGACTGCAAACTGGGTATATATAGATTCGCAGGGCAgacaaaaaattatactttatgCCTACCAGTGATAATATATCATTACCATTCACTGTTACGTACTGCAGGAAATAAATCCTTCTAGATATATGCCTCCATTGACATTAGTCACAGATTCTAGCACTAGTATCATCATTTTTACCTCAGTTCCAGCGATTCCCATTGCAATTCCAATATCAGCCAATTTTAGAGCAGGTGCATCATTCACTCCATCCCCAGTCATCGCAACCACCTCACCATCATCTTTAAGCAATCTCACTATATCTTGTTTATGCCTTGGCTCAGCCCTGGAGAATAGGAGACCTCCACTTTGCCTTATATGTGCTTTGGGGTCTGCAAGCTCCATAAATTCTTTTCCAGTTAAGCTCCTCGAACTGATATCTTCATGGCTTCCAAAGACACCTATCTCACGGCAGATAGCTTCTGCTGTATTCTTGTTATCTCCTGTAATTACCATAACTCGGATGCCAGCTTCTCTGCAATCCTCAATTGCAGCACGTACCTCTTTTCTAGGAGGATCCTTTGACAAGATGAAAAGTATTTGTTCAATATCTTGAGGCTCCCAATAGAGGAAGGTTGTAAGACAAAAATAAACTGACAGAAGAGAGAAAGCAAGTTAACTAACTTACCCTTATCCCAGCCAAGCCAACAAATATGAGTTTACTCTCAATGGAAGAGTAATTAGCAGGATTAAGTAAAAGCTGATGAGCTGGATGGTCTTCATCACCGTTATAGGTTGCAAATTCATGTAGATCCTCCTTGTATGCAAAACCGAGGACACGCAATGCTTTGGAGGACATTTCATGAAGGCTTTGCAATATATGATTCTTTGAAGAATGATCTAATTCTACAACAGAACCGTCTTGCAGTTGCACATAGGAGCTTCTTTCCAACAGACTTTCAACCGCACcctgaaaatgaaaaaacataTGTTAGATAACTAAATCCCAAACAGCACACAAAGcaaatatcccaaaaaaatCAATCAGGGCCAAAACATGTAAAACTAAGCACCACACACGAACAGTATGAGAAGGAAAAGTTTGCAATTTTTTCATCACATGTACAATTAAAAGCTATGAGCAAAGCACAAGTAAGTAGAAACAACGCACATCACCCTTAATTACCACACATAAGAACCTGGTACCATTCATTCTAAAATTACTATTGCAGTAATTCAAATATCCTATAATGATCGGGTCCATTAGTGAGCTTATGAAGATACAATACTAATATACATCAAACTAAGATTAGTAACTTTTGACAACTGTGGACCTCGATCAAGACGACACTAACCACATGGAGGTTCTTAAACTGCTATTTGATAATGTACATCCTCCGCATACAGGATGCTACCATGAGAATCCTCTGAAGTGAAAAATCACACAGATCCAAAGTAGCAGTTCCATCCGTTTGCACAGTAAAAGTCCTAACGCTAGAAAGAATAAGTCAAAAGGGAACACAGAATATGCAAAGTGCCACAATATATAAATTGCAACAACAGAAGCAGCCATATCAGAATTTATATAGAACCAAAAATATACGTGTTGATACATTGAGCTTCTAAAACGTCAAGAACAATTAAAAGGTGTAGGAAACCCAATATGAAGTAGAAAATCCAAGGAAATAAAGAGCACACCTTCACAAGTAACAACTTTGTTCCAGAGGTGGAAGTCGTGATGACACCCATGGATTTCCTATCACGATCAAATTCAAGAGTACCAATACGCTGTTCAATTTTGTTCCATGTGTAAGAGCAACCTACATTCAGCTAAGTGAAGTCAGGCCATGTTGCAGAGCAAACAAAGACCCATTATGTACAAAACAACAGCAGACCAGAAACCACAACTTACGGAGGCCATTTTTGTCACTTGAAGAGGAAATGGAACTGACGCCATCAGGAAGTCCCATTTTCTCGACCAGAACCTTAAATCACAATAACAAACTCTAAATAAAGTCACCCAAAGATTTAAGAAAGcgaataaaaaaaagttttttaaagCATATAAATATATTAAGCAATGTACTACGGAGTAATTTACTTAATTAACTTATGTTTGTGTCTGGAAAGGAGGGGGTGGCGGCCAGCAGAAAGTAAGTAGTGATAGATACTAAACAATGTCAAGGTTAGAAATCTGATGTTCTATAAATGTCATTGATAAATCACGAATCCATTCTAGACGGGGATAAAtgaccaacatcaacaacaacaacatacccagtgagtcccacaatgtggggtctggggagggtagattGTACACAGACCTTATCTAATAATAAAGCTTAGAGTAACTGAATACTAATCTAGCATAATACACTCACACAGTGGATAGAGAGCAGAGATACTAATCTGGCAAGATAAAGAGAAGCAATCCAATTCAATTATAAAATCAATACCTTTAGTGCTGCTTCAGTGGGCAGTCCGCTGGCAACATAGTGCTGACCAGCTTTTTCAACTCCAGAATCATTGCAGACAGCAGCAATTTTCGCTATCATTTGTAGGTTAGAGTCCATCCGACCCATTGGCCAATCTTGTATCTTTCCATCAAAGGGATCATATGAGGTCCCTTCAACATTGAAGGACCGCACTGTGTTAGCCTTGGCACCCATAGCAACAAGCTTGGACACAGCCATATTATTAGTAGTCAATGTTCCTGTTTTGTCCGAGCAAATAACAGTTGTACAACCAAGAGTTTCTACACTAGGCAATTTTCGAACAAGTGCGTTCTTAGCAGCCATCTTGCGTGTGCCAAGTGCCAAACAAGTTGTAATAACTGCTGGCAGACCTTCTGGAATGGCAGCAACTGCCAATGCCACTGCAATTTCAAAATAATAAGTGCACTTCTCGAATGAAAACTTGAAATTCCTAGGCCACCCATCAACAATCTCCCAAGAGAGGAAGTATTTCACGTTAATCAGCCAAACCAAAATGCAGATGACACCAATAATGGCAGTCAAAGCTTCTCCAAACTCATTTAGCTTTTTCTTCAACGGGGTATCTTCCTCTTCTTGTGATGCTTCATGAATCTGTGAGTGCACCTTCCCTAGCTCGGTATCCATCCCAATTTGAGTAACCAAAGAAATACAATTTCCATTCACCACAGTGGTTCCAGCAAATACCATACATTTCTTCCCTTGTATATCAACATCCTCCGGTACAACTTTAGCGGTCTTACTAACTGCTTCACTTTCACCAGTCAGTGATCCCTGTTCAAGCCGAAGAGTCGAACTGATCAAACTCAAAACCCTCATATCAGCCGGTACTTTATCTCCAACTTTCAACTCAACAATATCCCCCGGTACAAGCTCTTTAGCTGGCAAAGACGAAATTCTTTTACCATCACGGATCACACACGCAGTCTCTGACTGAATTTCCTTTAATGCCTCCAAAGCCTTTTCGGCATTAGTCTCTTGCCAAACACCGACCGCGGCATtgacaattaagatcaagaaaatcacTAAAGGCTCCACGAAAGCCGTGATCTCCTTCTCACCGCCTTCTTCTCCATCTAACCAAGCCAAAACAAACGAAATCACCGCAGCACCAAGCAAAATCCTAACTAACGTATCGTTAAACTGATCTAAAATCAACTTTAAAATCGACTGCCCTTCGTGCTTCTCCAATTCATTAAAACCATAGATCTGCCTCCTTTTACCAACCTCATCCTCAGACAATCCATAATTTCTCTTCACCTCGAACTTCTCCTCACACTCTTTCACATCTTTCGACCACGCCGGAAACACGTCCTTGTCCGATACACTTTTACCACCAAAATTCTCCCTTTTCCCATAATCTTCACCTCCTTTTCCCATTTATAACCTCCAGAGTCGCAAAATCTACTAAAAATCCTGACAAAATCCCctaaaatgataaaattctcctgaaattcaaacaaaatcgaaaatcaGAAGCATAATCTCATgataattcatcatttcaaagTTCAAATTAGGTAAActagattttgaaaaaaaaaaacacacacaaaagtgattttttttttttaaaacgcaCATCCTTTTCCCATTTATGACCTCCAGAATCAACAAAATACTAAAAACCCAGCCAAATTCCCctaaaatgataaaattctcCTGAAATTCAAACTAAATCGAAATTCAGAAGCAAAATCTCATGATCGGAGCAATTCTTCATTTCAAagttcaaattaggtcaaaaaaTTAAACTTAACAGAGATCTAGAACAATGACAACTCCAACAGAAGCTTCTAGattaaaaaaacacaaaatgatataaaatttCACCTCATTTGCCCATTTATAACCTCCAGAATCAACAAATTTACTAAAAACCCACCCAAAATCTCCTAAAATGGTAAAATTCTCCTGAAATtcaaacaaaatcgaaaataaaAAAGCAACCTCTCATGATTGGAACACTTCACCgtttcaaagttaaaattagGTCAAAAATTTAACCTAAACAAAGATCTAGAACAATTGCAACTACAATAAAAGCTTCTAGAATGTTAAAATTCTCTTGAAATtcaaacaaaatcgaaaatgaAAAGCAAAATCTCGTGATAGCAAGAAATCACCGTTTCAAagttcaaattaggtcaaaaaaTTAAACTTAACAAAGATCTAGAACAATGACAACTCCAATAGAAGCTTCTAGATTCAAAAAACAcaaaatgatataaaatttCACCTCATTTTCCCATTTATAACCTCCAGAATCAACAAATTTACTAAAAACCCACCCAAACTCCCCTAAAATGGTAAAATTCTCCTGAAATtcaaacaaaatcgaaaataaaAAAGCAAACTCTCATGATTGGAACACTTCACCGTTTCAAAGTTAAAAATTAGGTCAAAAATTAACCTAAACAAAGATCTAGAACAATTGCAACTACAATAAAAGCTTATAGACTATTAAAATTGCAAAATCTCGTGACAGTAAGAATTCACCGTTTCAAagttcaaattaggtcaaaaacATTTAACCTAAtcaaagatctacaataatCGCAACTACAATAGAAGCttctagattaaaaaaaaaaaacatacaaatGCATACAATCGCAGCTACAATCGATCAGGAAAAAAGCAAATACATCAATCGAAGCTTCTagatcagaaaaaaaaaaaaaacataaatacatacaatTGCAACTACAATCGAAGCTTTTAGatttaaaaataacacaaatacgTAATCAAATAGTTACCAGAAAAGTGGAGAAGATGAGAGGGCAGAGAACTGTTACTCTGCAGCGCGGACGTAGGATAGTTATTGTGCGAATCTCCctcttatctctctctctctcgggaAACTGTAGAGTGAGAGAATCGAAAAAATAAGAGATCTCTGCCTCTTTAATTTATACAAACAAAGCAAAaacacaaa encodes:
- the LOC132062994 gene encoding chitinase 2-like — its product is MELSKILLSFFALQFLIFLSPIHAAPGNSNIFREYIGAEFKNVKFTDVPIHSGVEFHFILSFAIDYTTSSSASPTNGQFNIFWDTDNLTPSSVSAIKNQHSNVKVALSLGGDSVGGTSAYFNPTSVDSWVSNAVSSLTNIIKQYNLDGIDIDYEHFQADPDTFTECIGKLITTLKNNGVISFASIAPFDDDEVQSHYKALWKSYGHLIDYVNFQFYAYDEGTTVSQFMDYFSTQRSNYEGGRILASFSTDGSGGLSPENGFFTACSKLKSKGELGGIFVWSADDSKSNGFKYEKQSQALLAIPHK
- the LOC132065689 gene encoding calcium-transporting ATPase 4, endoplasmic reticulum-type-like, whose protein sequence is MGKGGEDYGKRENFGGKSVSDKDVFPAWSKDVKECEEKFEVKRNYGLSEDEVGKRRQIYGFNELEKHEGQSILKLILDQFNDTLVRILLGAAVISFVLAWLDGEEGGEKEITAFVEPLVIFLILIVNAAVGVWQETNAEKALEALKEIQSETACVIRDGKRISSLPAKELVPGDIVELKVGDKVPADMRVLSLISSTLRLEQGSLTGESEAVSKTAKVVPEDVDIQGKKCMVFAGTTVVNGNCISLVTQIGMDTELGKVHSQIHEASQEEEDTPLKKKLNEFGEALTAIIGVICILVWLINVKYFLSWEIVDGWPRNFKFSFEKCTYYFEIAVALAVAAIPEGLPAVITTCLALGTRKMAAKNALVRKLPSVETLGCTTVICSDKTGTLTTNNMAVSKLVAMGAKANTVRSFNVEGTSYDPFDGKIQDWPMGRMDSNLQMIAKIAAVCNDSGVEKAGQHYVASGLPTEAALKVLVEKMGLPDGVSSISSSSDKNGLRCSYTWNKIEQRIGTLEFDRDRKSMGVITTSTSGTKLLLVKGAVESLLERSSYVQLQDGSVVELDHSSKNHILQSLHEMSSKALRVLGFAYKEDLHEFATYNGDEDHPAHQLLLNPANYSSIESKLIFVGLAGIRDPPRKEVRAAIEDCREAGIRVMVITGDNKNTAEAICREIGVFGSHEDISSRSLTGKEFMELADPKAHIRQSGGLLFSRAEPRHKQDIVRLLKDDGEVVAMTGDGVNDAPALKLADIGIAMGIAGTEVAKEASDMVLADDNFSTIVAAVGEGRSIYNNMKAFIRYMISSNIGEVASIFLTAALGIPEGLIPVQLLWVNLVTDGPPATALGFNPPDKDIMKKKPRRSDDSLISAWILFRYLVIGLYVGLATVGVFIIWFTHDSFLGIDLSGDGHSLVTYSQLANWGQCKTWNNFTASPFTAGSQVISFDNPCDYFVEGKVKAMTLSLSVLVAIEMFNSLNALSEDGSLLTMPPWVNPWLLLAMSVSFGLHFLILYVPFLAQVFGIVPLSLNEWLLVLAVALPVILIDEILKLIGRCTSGIRTGARSPTKQKEE